From Pan paniscus chromosome 9, NHGRI_mPanPan1-v2.0_pri, whole genome shotgun sequence, the proteins below share one genomic window:
- the LOC117974284 gene encoding pepsin A-4, which translates to MKWLLLLGLVALSECIMYKVPLIRKKSLRRTLSERGLLKDFLKKHNLNPASKYFPQWEAPTLVDEQPLENYLDMEYFGTIGIGTPAQDFTVIFDTGSSNLWVPSVYCSSLACTNHNRFNPEDSSTYQSTSETVSIAYGTGSMTGILGYDTVQVGGISDTNQIFGLSETEPGSFLYYAPFDGILGLAYPSISSSGATPVFDNIWNQGLVSQDLFSVYLSADDQSGSVVIFGGIDSSYYTGSLNWVPVTVEGYWQITVDSITMNGEAIACAEGCQAIVDTGTSLLTGPTSPIANIQSDIGASENSDGDMVVSCSAISSLPDIVFTINGVQYPVPPSAYILQSEGSCISGFQGMNVPTESGELWILGDVFIRQYFTVFDRANNQVGLAPVA; encoded by the exons ATGaagtggctgctgctgctgggtcTGGTGGCGCTCTCTGAGTGCATCATGTACAA GGTCCCCCTCATCAGAAAGAAGTCCTTGAGGCGCACCCTGTCCGAGCGTGGCCTGTTGAAGGACTTCCTGAAGAAGCACAACCTCAACCCAGCCAGCAAGTACTTCCCCCAGTGGGAGGCTCCCACCCTGGTAGATGAACAGCCCCTGGAGAACTACCTGGAT ATGGAGTACTTCGGCACTATCGGCATTGGAACTCCTGCCCAGGATTTCACCGTCATCTTTGACACCGGCTCCTCCAACCTGTGGGTGCCCTCAGTCTACTGCTCCAGTCTTGCCTGCA CCAACCACAACCGCTTCAACCCTGAGGATTCTTCCACCTACCAGTCCACCAGCGAGACAGTCTCCATCGCCTATGGCACCGGCAGCATGACAGGCATCCTCGGATACGACACTGTCCAG GTTGGAGGCATCTCTGACACCAATCAGATCTTTGGCCTGAGCGAGACCGAACCTGGCTCCTTCCTGTATTATGCTCCCTTCGATGGCATCCTGGGGCTGGCCTACCCCAGCATTTCCTCCTCCGGGGCCACACCCGTCTTTGACAACATCTGGAACCAGGGCCTGGTTTCTCAGGACCTCTTCTCTGTCTACCTCAGCGC CGATGACCAGAGTGGCAGCGTGGTGATATTTGGTGGCATTGACTCTTCTTACTACACTGGAAGTCTGAACTGGGTGCCTGTTACCGTTGAGGGTTACTGGCAGATCACCGTGGACAG CATCACCATGAACGGAGAGGCCATCGCCTGCGCTGAGGGCTGCCAGGCCATTGTTGACACCGGCACCTCTCTGCTGACCGGCCCAACCAGCCCCATTGCCAACATCCAGAGCGACATCGGAGCCAGCGAGAACTCAGACGGCGAC ATGGTGGTCAGCTGCTCAGCCATCAGCAGCCTGCCCGACATCGTCTTCACCATCAATGGAGTCCAGTACCCCGTGCCACCCAGTGCCTACATCCTGCAG AGCGAGGGGAGCTGCATCAGTGGCTTCCAGGGCATGAACGTCCCCACCGAATCTGGAGAGCTTTGGATCCTGGGTGATGTCTTCATCCGCCAGTACTTTACCGTCTTCGACAGGGCAAACAACCAGGTCGGCCTGGCCCCCGTGGCTTAA